In a single window of the Tiliqua scincoides isolate rTilSci1 chromosome 15, rTilSci1.hap2, whole genome shotgun sequence genome:
- the LOC136635086 gene encoding LOW QUALITY PROTEIN: beta-1,4-galactosyltransferase 3-like (The sequence of the model RefSeq protein was modified relative to this genomic sequence to represent the inferred CDS: inserted 2 bases in 1 codon), whose product MFRRLLDRPCTLAVLIGFQFLFMAYFSFGGFRNLASIFGHDSGPTYDYSRTHDVYTNLSHLPQRPLHGHPXTDYLPYCPERSPFLIGPLTVRFAKTPKLEVIQEKNPLVGNGGRYRPSACESRTRTAIIIPYRNREVHLHHLLYYLHPFLQRQQLQYGIYIVNQAGNSTFNRAKLLNVGVKEALKDEEWNCLFLHDVDLIPENDHNLYTCDPWSPRHVSVAMNKFGYSLPYSHYFGGVSALTPNQYMKINGFPNEYWGWGGEDDDIATRVRLAGMKISRPPVTVGHYKMVKHSGDEGNEENPHRFDLLIRTSRVWPYDGMNSLTYTLLSKELLPLYTNITADIGTPPSRRHPSQDSMAGLKGKAYPSGSNHNFRQEMLRKTPFARFSPATAGRGEPLFGTARDLSDTGKKDGPAPKPEKLKTSPAAGKGGNRSLSSTTNSVRHAALREFARASSGVSNPSPGKEAPRAATGRIFSEDATFASTLQKPPNNRTALKSAD is encoded by the exons ATGTTCAGAAGACTTCTGGATCGGCCCTGCACCTTGGCCGTTCTCATTGGCTTCCAGTTTCTCTTCATGGCTTATTTTTCCTTCGGAGGTTTCCGGAACCTGGCCTCGATATTCGGGCACGATTCCGGCCCCACTTACGACTACTCCAGGACCCACGATGTCTACACCAACCTCAGCCACCTGCCTCAGCGGCCACTTCACGGCCACCC CACGGATTACTTGCCCTACTGCCCGGAACGGTCCCCTTTTCTCA TTGGCCCTTTGACGGTGAGGTTTGCGAAAACGCCGAAGCTGGAGGTGATCCAGGAGAAGAACCCGCTGgtgggcaatgggggcaggtatCGCCCTTCTGCCTGCGAATCGCGGACGCGCACGGCCATCATTATCCCGTACCGCAACCGGGAAGTCCACCTTCACCACTTGCTCTATTACCTACACCCTTTTCTCCAGCGCCAGCAACTGCAGTATGGCATCTATATTGTCAACCAG GCTGGGAACTCCACCTTCAACAGGGCCAAGCTACTGAACGTGGGTGTGAAGGAGGCCCTGAAGGACGAGGAGTGGAACTGCCTGTTCCTCCACGACGTGGACCTCATCCCCGAGAACGACCACAACCTCTACACATGCGACCCCTGGAGCCCCAGACACGTCTCCGTGGCCATGAACAAGTTCGGCTACAG CTTGCCGTATTCCCACTACTTTGGTGGGGTGTCTGCACTCACCCCCAACCAGTACATGAAGATCAACGGCTTTCCCAACGAATACTGGGGTTGGGGAGGAGAAGATGATGACATCGCCACTAG GGTGCGTCTGGCTGGAATGAAGATTTCCCGGCCTCCGGTCACCGTCGGCCACTACAAGATGGTGAAGCACAGTGGAGACGAAGGGAACGAGGAGAATCCTCACAG GTTTGATCTGCTCATCCGGACTAGCCGGGTCTGGCCTTACGACGGCATGAACTccctcacctacaccctcctgTCCAAGGAGCTGCTACCCCTTTACACGAACATCACCGCCGACATCGGCACCCCTCCCAGCCGCCGCCATCCCAGCCAAGACTCCATGGCCGGTCTCAAGGGAAAGGCTTATCCGAGCGGCAGCAACCACAACTTCCGGCAAGAGATGCTCCGCAAGACTCCTTTTGCCCGATTCTCCCCGGCCACGGCGGGGCGGGGGGAGCCGCTTTTTGGGACCGCCCGGGACCTGTCCGACACGGGGAAGAAGGACGGGCCGGCTCCCAAACCAGAAAAGCTCAAAACGAGTCCGGCAGCGGGGAAGGGCGGTAACAGGTCACTGAGTTCGACCACTAACAGCGTCAGACACGCGGCCTTAAGAGAGTTTGCCCGGGCCAGCTCGGGCGTTTCGAACCCGTCACCAGGGAAAGAGGCACCCCGCGCCGCCACAGGCAGAATCTTTTCCGAAGACGCCACTTTCGCTTCGACGCTCCAGAAGCCACCGAACAATCGCACCGCTCTGAAAAGTGCCGACTAA